The window GGCAGGTGTGATGGTGCCGGCGGCGGTAATCATCATCGGGTAAATCTTGTTAAGTGCAGAGGCGGCCAGGAGAACAGCCTTGTAGCCCGCTATGGTGGCCATTGAGCTCAAGACATCCATGGGCTGGGCGCGGGTAATACGCGGCAGCAGCTCCAGGGCGAAGGATGTGACTCCTGTTGCTGCCAGGTCCTGGGCGGCTTTGGGAGCTCCCAGGGGGTTCAACAGACCCAGCACGATTTGGCCGGAGCGAAGCAGTTTTAGATCGGAGTTGGTATCCATACCCTGCACTTTGAGAACCACCTCGGCCGAAGCGTACAGTTGTTTTTGATCCCCTGCGAGACCTGCCCCTTTTTCCTGGTAGGCGGAATCCTGGAACCCGGCCTTCTCACCCGCTCCCTTTTGTACCAGAACTTCGAGACCTGCTTTGACCAGGGTAGAGACAAATGAGGGTACTAAAGCGACTCGCCGCTCATTTGGATGGGATTCTTGGGGTACTCCGACGATCATATGAACCTTTAAGTGTAGGGTACATGCCGGAATGAAGGATAATTGTTTAGGTGAATAACAATTTTTTAATAAAATATCAAGGAAAGTAAAAGTCAAGGAAAAATGTTCATTTTAAGTCTCGACAAACAGGAACTGCTACTAATATGAATGACGAGTTGGAAAAAATATTACCACCGAAATGCGCCGAATGCACCGAAATTCACCGAATTAATAGATATGACTTTAGGACTGATGCACATTTTATAGTTTCATTTTCAAGAATACTAAAATATCATACTTTCGGTGACCCTCGGCGACTTCGGCGTGATTCGGTGGGAAAATTATACTGTCGCGACTATCCGATTAACCGATTTTAAATATAATTAAACTAACTGGTCATTCATATTACTAATGTTTTTTTCCAATTTCTTGATATCAGCCGTAGATAATTCTTGGCGGGGACGCCTGCTTGAGCTATTTATTCCCCTCCTTCCGCGTAATCTTCAACTCTTCGCCATCGAAGGGGCAAAATTCGTTTTCAAAGGGAAAAGCTCGACTGCATTGAGGACAGTAACGTTTTAAATTATTTGCTTTTATGCCGATCCTGCTGCCAAGCCAGTTCTGACGAAACTCCAGCATCTCCTTCGTTAAAGTTGTCCCTGCCTGTTCATAAGGAACAACTTCAAACTCAGGATTGGTTTGAAAAATCAATTCCACCTTTTTTATAATTCCATTTTTTTCGAACTCAATTTCAACTTTGTCGCCGGGTTTATGCTTTTTCAGAATATCTTCAAAATCCTCCTTACTTCCGGGAGCTTGCCCATCAAAGCCAATAACATGATCTCCGTGGTCGAGACCCGCCTGATAAAGCGGGCTACCGATAAGAGTCGATCTTTCAACAATCGCCTTATCTTCTTCAAATTCAAATCTCAACGGACCCATCCACGCTTCGTCTTCCTTAGCACGGCGCAGAAGTAAACCGGCCTGGGCCAGTAATTCTTCATAATTCACCAGCTCATGACCCTGAATATAATTTTCGAAAAACTGACTTGCGAAACCAACATCCCCTGTCACTTCACC is drawn from candidate division KSB1 bacterium and contains these coding sequences:
- a CDS encoding NAD(P)(+) transhydrogenase (Re/Si-specific) subunit alpha — protein: MIVGVPQESHPNERRVALVPSFVSTLVKAGLEVLVQKGAGEKAGFQDSAYQEKGAGLAGDQKQLYASAEVVLKVQGMDTNSDLKLLRSGQIVLGLLNPLGAPKAAQDLAATGVTSFALELLPRITRAQPMDVLSSMATIAGYKAVLLAASALNKIYPMMITAAGTITPAKVFVVGAGVAGLQAIATARRLGAAVQAYDVRPAVKEQVESLEAKFVELELETEEAETSGGYAKAMGEEFYKRQREMMTKVVADSDVVITTAAIPGKKSP